In a genomic window of Trichoderma atroviride chromosome 4, complete sequence:
- a CDS encoding uncharacterized protein (EggNog:ENOG41~SECRETED:SignalP(1-18)~CAZy:AA7~TransMembrane:1 (n5-17c35/36o600-617i)), with product MARHLLLWTSFLISASVGCSVDNVASLFGSSLSYGAEISICTDRSFNETLTPRWDIFTQPTFSTVIKPATNQDVQNIVKIAGQHQIPFSVTSGGGGVTTTLSKLQDGLAINLANFQSVSLDTTQNTLTVGGGVVFSQIIDVLFKNGKELPIASVSCLGVISTTLGGGWGSLQGLRGLLIDNLLSVQLVTASGDLITVSATQNPDLFWALRGAGQNFGIVTSATYKVYDATNGGQVVNADFAFTAADNGSVWEYMQSYDESLPANMALSGFAFANATTREATLWVNVIYFGTVDEAMPHLEPLIAMNPTNKNISMVPWNEEISQAYFGVAGNACTANNRVNIYHAALKQTHVPTWESYFANLTQFYLDYPAYAGRVVIQKYSSEAVAAVPDSQTAYPLRDTKTMVLFEGWYTDPTLDGPVNSFMKQSRQSFAATSGYDSLSTYVNYAHGDEGPVAWYSTRKLTKLMSLKKQYANQVVYEHQHANRDESFEVMTRVDYSGKSVVAANTIRRLQARPYCSFPSTKPWLKPTPASISFVTSRFAARLLPYGTLLISKVKELVKLRGVDGTGAEALWDILVQGLEVTPKVYRVVDALDKMNEGDFIILFVISPLSLTAIRIVSKSCSRGTEGVNNTADKARGISSRMFCLKGSG from the exons ATGGCGCGTCACTTGCTGTTATGGACGTCCTTTCTCATCTCTGCCTCTGTAGGGTGCTCGGTTGACAATGTTGCATCCTTATTTGGATCTTCGTTGTCCTATGGTGCTGAAATATCTATTTGCACAGATCGCAGCTTCAACGAAACGCTGACTCCTCGATGGGATATTTTTACGCAGCCTACCTTTAGCACTGTTATCAAGCCTGCCACTAACCAAGACGTCCAAAATATC GTCAAAATTGCCGGGCAGCATCAGATTCCATTCTCCGTCACCAGTGGCGGTGGAGGCGTCACCACAACGCTATCCAAACTGCAAGATGGATTGGCCATAAACCTCGCCAACTTTCAGTCCGTGAGCCTAGACACAACGCAGAACACGCTCACAGTTGGTGGCGGAGTCGTTTTCTCACAGATTATCGACGTGCTCTTCAAGAATGGAAAAGAACTTC CTATTGCCTCTGTCTCCTGCCTTGGTGTCATTTCCACCACGTTGGGCGGAGGCTGGGGCAGCCTACAGGGCCTCAGGGGCCTGCTTATTGATAATCTTCTCTCGGTCCAACTGGTGACGGCTTCGGGCGATCTTATTACGGTATCCGCCACGCAGAATCCAGATTTGTTTTGGGCGCTGCGTGGTGCTGGCCAAAACTTTGGTATAGTAACCTCTGCAACCTACAAAGTATATGACGCCACAAACGGTGGACAAGTTGTCAATGCCGATTTTGCATTCACAGCTGCCGACAATGGCTCTGTGTGGGAGTACATGCAATCTTATGATGAGTCTCTGCCCGCAAATATGGCATTGAGTGGTTTTGCCTTTGCAAACGCCACCACCCGTGAG GCAACTCTGTGGGTGAATGTTATCTACTTTGGCACAGTAGATGAAGCCATGCCTCACTTGGAACCGCTCATTGCCATGAACCCTACCAACAAAAATATCTCCATGGTTCCTTGGAATGAAGAAATAAGCCAGGCTTATTTCGGAGTTGCAGGTAACGCTTGTACTGCCAATAATCGCGTCAATATCTACCACGCCGCACTGAAACAGACACATGTGCCTACCTGGGAAAGCTACTTTGCCAACCTAACGCAGTTCTATCTCGACTACCCGGCTTATGCTGGCCGCGTGGTGATTCAGAAATACTCATCCGAGGCAGTTGCCGCTGTTCCGGACTCGCAGACAGCATATCCTCTTCGCGACACCAAGACCATGGT TCTCTTTGAGGGTTGGTATACCGATCCCACGCTTGACGGACCAGTTAATTCGTTTATGAAACAATCTCGGCAAAGCTTTGCTGCGACAAGTGGCTACGATAGCCTGTCTACATATGTTAACTATGCGCATGGCGATGAAGGGCCTGTTGCTTGGTATTCCACTCGCAAGCTTACGAAGCTTatgagcttgaagaagca ATACGCCAACCAAGTCGTGTATGAACACCAGCATGCCAACCGTGACGAGAGTTTCGAGGTCATGAC GCGTGTCGACTACAGCGGCAAAtctgttgttgctgccaacACTATTCGCCGGCTCCAGGCACGCCCATActgttcttttccttccacCAAACCGTGGTTAAAACCCACACCTGCAAGCATCTCGTTTGTGACTTCAAGGTTTGCAGCCCGGCTTCTGCCCTACGGCACGCTCCTTATATCCAAGGTCAAGGAACTCGTCAAGCTGCGCGGCGTCGATGGCACAGGAGCAGAGGCTCTGTGGGATATCCTTGTCCAAGGTCTCGAAGTCACGCCCAAGGTTTATCGCGTGGTTGATGCGTTGGACAAAATGAACGAAGGGGATTTCATCATATTGTTCGTCATCTCGCCGCTGTCGCTGACCGCCATTCGTATAGTCTCAAAATCATGTTCCAGAGGCACTGAAGGGGTCAATAATACAGCAGACAAAGCTAgaggcatcagcagcagaatgTTCTGCCTAAAGGGAAGCGGCTGA
- a CDS encoding uncharacterized protein (TransMembrane:1 (o15-34i)): MAETGNAGQDGSVPFNIAVIGGGIIGLHVALGLIKRNIPVVIYERASELKEIGAGLGFTETATQCMQALNPSVAGALGKVGIATTGSLRWINGFAQEDIRLREKGTAFDFELSTGKKDGFPGCHRGQFLNELVSLVPPDLIKLGKRIASIEQNSKDEKLVLKFSDGTEALADAVIGCDGVKSRVRQIVLGEDNPASYPHYSHQSAYRALIEMDEALAALGHLPSGQLMYLGPRAHINTYPVGRGKFMNFVAFIQDKNDWPDNENLTAPASKADVVEAFSKFGPAVRAMIDLLPDQLDRWAIFDTLDHPLPSFSYDRVCLAGDAAHATSPHHGAGACVGVEDALVLATVLKKAGNDLISGDNSISKSAALSAAFKTYDSICRERGQWLVESSRYMAELFQGSVPDVGDDFDKFKEQVRERSHKVWFFDWKDMVRRAADDYDARVRA; the protein is encoded by the exons ATGGCAGAAACGGGCAACGCAGGCCAAGACGGCTCAGTGCCGTTTAATATTGCAGTCATTGGCGGTGGTATCATTGGTCTACACGTAGCCCTAGGCTTAATTAAACGCAACATCCCAGTCGTCATCTACGAGAGAGCATCTGAATTGAAAGAAATAGGCGCTGGTCTCGGATTTACAGAGACAGCAACCCAATGTATGCAAGCTTTGAATCCCAGCGTTGCCGGTGCCCTGGGCAAGGTCGGTATCGCAACCACTGGAAGCCTGCGGTGGATCAATGGCTTCGCCCAAGAAGACATTAGACTGCGAGAAAAGGGCACAGCTTTCGATTTTGAGCTCTCTACAGGCAAAAAAGATGGCTTTCCCGGCTGTCACCGCGGCCAATTTCTCAACGAGCTTGTTAGTCTTGTTCCACCAGACTTGATAAAGCTTGGGAAACGTATAGCCTCGATTGAGCAAAATAGTAaagacgagaagctggtgctgAAGTTCTCCGATGGCACAGAAGCGTTGGCCGATGCTG TTATTGGCTGTGACGGCGTCAAATCTCGCGTTCGTCAGATTGTCTTGGGGGAGGATAATCCGGCTTCCTATCCACATTACTCACATCAGAGCGCGTATCGCGCCCTGATCGAGATGGACGAGGCACTTGCTGCccttggccatcttccaagTGGACAATTGATGTACCTCGGACCGAGAGCACACATCAACACCTACCCCGTCGGTCGTGGCAAGTTCATGAACTTTGTGGCTTTTATCCAGGACAAGAATGATTGGCCAGACAATGAGAATCTCACTGCTCCTGCTTCAAAGGCAGACGTCGTGGAGGCGTTTTCCAAGTTTGGACCAGCCGTCCGCGCAATGATTGACCTTCTCCCTGACCAGCTTGATCGATGGGCAATCTTTGACACCCTTGATCACCCACTCCCATCTTTCTCATATGACCGCGTCTGTCTCGCTGGAGATGCGGCTCATGCCACCTCTCCGCATCACGGTGCTGGGGCGTGCGTGGGCGTGGAAGATGCATTGGTCCTAGCCACCGTTCTTAAGAAGGCTGGCAACGACTTAATTTCTGGGGACAACTCAATTTCGAAATCTGCGGCCTTGTCTGCAGCCTTCAAGACATATGACAGCATTTGCCGTGAGCGAGGACAGTGGCTAGTCGAAAGCAGTCGCTACATGGCTGAATTATTTCAGGGTTCTGTCCCGGATGTGGGCGACGACTTTGACAAGTTCAAAGAGCAGGTTCGAGAACGATCCCACAAGGTCTGGTTCTTTGATTGGAAGGACATGGTCCGTCGGGCGGCTGATGATTACGATGCACGAGTGAGAGCTTAA